In Nicotiana tabacum cultivar K326 chromosome 2, ASM71507v2, whole genome shotgun sequence, the following proteins share a genomic window:
- the LOC107779709 gene encoding uncharacterized protein LOC107779709, with the protein MNTDGGSKGNHGRSSIGFVMRNEEGDVLYACGKEIQEGTNTEAEARAILEAMRYCVQHDYVLIELHTDSMLIKNSVNGEWVVPWSVAEFVDEIKELMARCNVSISHTLRKGNRLADHLANYALDIGPIDAHGFWELDTQRNDTVTMPRLVIEILWVVLAHCAHSQERIS; encoded by the exons ATGAACACAGATGGGGGATCGAAAGGCAATCATGGGAGGAGTTCCATTGGATTTGTAATGAGAAATGAAGAGGGGGATGTACTGTATGCGTGTGGAAAGGAAATTCAAGAAGGAACTAATACTGAAGCAGAGGCAAGGGCCATACTTGAAGCAATGAGGTATTGTGTCCAGCATGATTATGTGCTTATAGAGCTGCACACAGACTCGATGTTGATTAAAAACTCTGTGAATGGAGAATGGGTTGTTCCTTGGTCTGTGGCTGAGTTTGTGGATGAAATTAAAGAGCTTATGGCACGGTGCAATGTAAGTATATCTCATACATTAAGGAAAGGTAATAGATTGGCAGATCATCTAGCTAATTATGCTTTAGATATTGGACCCATTGACGCTCATGGATTCTGGGAGCTAGATACACAAA GGAACGATACTGTTACCATGCCTCGTCTTGTGATTGAAATTCTATGGGTGGTATTAGCACATTGTGCTCATTCCCAGGAAAGGATATCATAG